The genomic DNA TGAGCGCGTCGAAGAAGCGCGGCAAGCCCCCTAGCGCACCGACCGCGCGGAAGTCCATCCCCAGGGCCAGGGTGAGCACGGCCATCAAGTTGCCGATCCCCTGCGCAAGCAGGTTGTTCACGAACCCGCCGATTCCGTAGACGACCTTGTGCGGAAAGGATACGCGATCCTCCGCCGCGGTCGTCCGACTCACTGCTCGTCCGCCCGATAGACGCGCACCCAATCGACCAGCATGGCCTGCGGGAAGGCCGTGGATCCGTCGGGCGGTCCGACGAAATTGCCGCCCACCGCGACGTTCAGGAGGATGAAGAAGGGGTGATCGAACACCCACTCGCCGCCGGGACCGTCCCGGTCCACCGCATGGTAGCGCTCACCGTCGACGAACCAGACGATGCCGCTTTCGGTCCACTCGATGGCGAACTCATGGAAGTCCGTGTCGAAGCGGGCGCCGGTCAGCGCGTAGCGGGCGCCGATGCCGCCACCCGCCGAGTAGCCGGGCCCGTGTAGCGTGCCCAGAACGATCGACGGCTCCTGGCCGCGGTACTCCATGATGTCGATCTCGCCGCACTGGGGCCAGCCGACGGTGTCGATGTCGTCGCCGAGCATCCAGAACGCCGGCCAGATCCCCTGTCCGGTGGGCAGACGGATACGGGCCTCGAAACGGCCGTAGGTCTGGTCGAAGCGGCCCTGGGTCTTGATGCGACCCGAGGTGTAGGCGCTGCCCGCGTAGGATTCCCGCCGTGCGGTGATCGCCAGATTGCCGTCGCCGTCGAGCGAGACGTTCTCGGGTCGGTCGGTGTCGTACTCGAGCTGCCGGTTTCCCCAGTCGGTGCCGATATCGAAGGCCCACTTGGCCGGGTCGGGGAGCTGTCCGGCGGGTCCGTCGAACTCGTCGGACCAGGTCAGTGTCCAGGCGGGCTCGGTCCCTGCGCCGAAGCTGTCGCAGGAAGCGAGCACGAGACCCAAAGGCAAGAAGGATGTCCGAAGTGCGAGCCCGATCCGATCGAGCGAGCTCATGCCGACTTCGCCGCCGGTACCAACGTTGGATTGGCCAGGGTCGCCGCCAGCACGTGGGTAGCCGCACCCAGGGCGATGGAGAGCTTGCCCAGTTCGCTGGTTCGGATGTCCGAGGCCGCCGCCGAAGCCACCAGCGTGCGTGACGCGACCGCCTCCCGCAGCGGATCGAGCAGCCGGGAGCCCGCCCGGGCCAGGCTGCCTCCCAGGATCACCGAGCCGGGATTGAGGAGGTTGAGCACGCTGGCCACGACTATTCCCAACCGCACCGCGGCCTCTCTGACCACCTGGAGCGCAAGCGGGTCACCGCCTAAAGCGGCGTCTTCGATCGCGTGGATGTCGAGCTCGGCCCCGGCGAGGACGCTGCCCGGGAAGCGTGCGACAAGCTCCTCGGCCCGTTCGACCAGTTGCACGGTTCCCACGAAGGTGGCCAGGCAGCCCCGGTTTCCGCATACGCACTCGGGCCCGCTCGGATCGATCGCGACGTGACCTATCTCGCCCGCGACCCCGGTGGCTCCGCGGTAGACCTCGCCGCCGATCATGAGACCCGCGCCGACCCCGGTCGCGACCTTCAGGTAGACGAAGTCGTCGAGGCCGACCGCCTTCCCCCACCAGCGCTCCGCCAACGCCCCGAGATTGGCGTCGTTGTCCACAAAGACCGGCACGCCGAACAGGTCTTCGAGCCGCTCCAGCACACCGTGTTCGCGCCAGGCCGGCAACACCCGTTCCAGGACGCGGTCGGGCGAGGCTGGATCGACCGGACTCGGGACCGCCACCCCGACGCCCAGCAGTCGCGACCGCTCACCGTTCCACTCGGCCAGACACCGCTCGCCCAAGGTGGCGATCAGCTCCTCGGCGCCCTTCGGATCGCTGCGCGAGAGATGAGGCTGTTCCCGCCAGGCCAGCGTTCGCCCGCGCAGGTCGGTCAGGATCACAGAGACGTGCGTGGCGCCGACGTCGACCCCGAGGATCACCCCTGCTTCGTCCTGGAACCCGACGAGTATGGGACGCCGTCCGCCTCTGCTCGCTCCGGCCCCCACCTCCGCCACCAGCCCCGTGGCGAGGAGCCGTCCCACCACCGTCGAGATGGTGGAACGGGATCGCCCCGTTCTCCTTGAGATTTCGGCGCGAGAGAGCTCTCCTTTCCGCCAGACGAGCTTGAGGACGGTTCGGGCGAGGTCGTCGTCGGGTACGACCTCGATGCGAGATCGGCTCGAAGCTGAACCGCCCGACGACCTCGCGGAGGGTGGACCCGCTTCCGCCGCCACCCGCCGCGAAGTCGGACGAGCGCCCGAGGTCATCGGTGCAGATACACGTTGTCCACGTAGACCGTGTTGAGATCCCCGGACAGGATCAGCTGCGCCAGGTTCGCCCGAGCCGTCAAACCTTCGAACGCGGTCAGCGGGATATCGAAGCTGATCCACTGGCCCGTCGCCAGCGGCGGGTCGGATGCTGCGGTGAGCAGAATCTCGTGCTCGGTGTCGTCGCCCCCGGCGTACGCATCGTCGGCCCCGAAGTCGACGAGCTTGATCTTGAATGCGGCGGGATCGGCGGTGGGGTCGGGGGTCCAGATGTCGATCCTGAAGTGGGTCATCTCGTCGGCGTCGACGGTAGGCGACGTGAACTCGATCCCGGCGAAGACCAGGTTCGTGTACTTCTTCGTGGCGTTGCCGTCGATGGCGCCGTCCTCGAGATCGGCGTTGTCCCAGTCCGTCGACCAGGTATCGACGGTCACGTCGTCGTAGGCGTCGCTGAAGAGCGAGATCACGTCTGCGGGCTCGGTGGGCATGGCCGGCGGAGTCGCGTCGCGGCGGAAATAGACGTTGTCCACGTACACGGTGTTCGGATCGCCCGATATGATGAGTTGCGCGAGATGCTCACGGCCGGAGAGTGCCGAGAAGTCCGCCAGGTCGAGGTCCAGCGCCACCCACTCGCCGGTCGCAAGCCCCTGCTCCGCTGTCAACGTCACCTCGTGTTCGGTGTCGTCACCCCCGGCGTGCGACCCGTCCGCTCCGAAATCGACGAGCTTCACCTTGAAGGCCGCCGGCGGCTCGGTCGGGTCGGGGGTCCAGATGTCCATGCGGAAGTGGGTCATCTGGGCGATGTCGATGGTTTGAGACGTGAATTCGATTCCCGCGAAGGCGAGACCCGTGTACTTCTTGACGTTGTCGCCTTCGATGTCGGTGTCCTCGAGCACGACCTGGTCCCAGTCCGTCGACCAGGTATCGACGGTCACGTCGTCGTAGGCGTCGCTGAAGAGCGAGATCACGTCTTCGCCCGGGGGTGGGCATGGCCGGCGGAGGCGCCTCACCTTCGCGGAAGTAGACGTTGTCCACGTAGACCGTGCCGAGATCACCGGTGATGATGAGCTGCGCGAGGTGCTCCCGCCCGGTGAGGCGGGCGAAGTCCGCCAGCGGCAGATCCAGCGACACCCATTCCTCCGAGGCGAGTCCGGCGGCGGCGGTAACGGCAACCTCGTGCTCGGTATCGTCGCCCCCGGCGAAACCACCGTCGGCTCCGAAGTCGACGAGCTTGACCCGGAAGGCGGCCGGCTCGGCGGTCTCGTCGGGAGTCCAGATGTCCATGCGGAAGTGGGTCATCTGGGTGATGTCGATGGTTTG from Gemmatimonadota bacterium includes the following:
- a CDS encoding ROK family transcriptional regulator, which translates into the protein MTSGARPTSRRVAAEAGPPSARSSGGSASSRSRIEVVPDDDLARTVLKLVWRKGELSRAEISRRTGRSRSTISTVVGRLLATGLVAEVGAGASRGGRRPILVGFQDEAGVILGVDVGATHVSVILTDLRGRTLAWREQPHLSRSDPKGAEELIATLGERCLAEWNGERSRLLGVGVAVPSPVDPASPDRVLERVLPAWREHGVLERLEDLFGVPVFVDNDANLGALAERWWGKAVGLDDFVYLKVATGVGAGLMIGGEVYRGATGVAGEIGHVAIDPSGPECVCGNRGCLATFVGTVQLVERAEELVARFPGSVLAGAELDIHAIEDAALGGDPLALQVVREAAVRLGIVVASVLNLLNPGSVILGGSLARAGSRLLDPLREAVASRTLVASAAASDIRTSELGKLSIALGAATHVLAATLANPTLVPAAKSA
- a CDS encoding glycoside hydrolase family 16 protein, which translates into the protein MSSLDRIGLALRTSFLPLGLVLASCDSFGAGTEPAWTLTWSDEFDGPAGQLPDPAKWAFDIGTDWGNRQLEYDTDRPENVSLDGDGNLAITARRESYAGSAYTSGRIKTQGRFDQTYGRFEARIRLPTGQGIWPAFWMLGDDIDTVGWPQCGEIDIMEYRGQEPSIVLGTLHGPGYSAGGGIGARYALTGARFDTDFHEFAIEWTESGIVWFVDGERYHAVDRDGPGGEWVFDHPFFILLNVAVGGNFVGPPDGSTAFPQAMLVDWVRVYRADEQ